The Deltaproteobacteria bacterium DNA segment GCGGCATGGCCAAGAACAGTCAATGCGGCAACAGCGGCGATCTCCCTGGATTTTAAATCTAGCCCCGGGCGGCTGTAAACGTCCCCGAAGGGAAATTCAATCAAATAATCGGCCAAACCGGGGGCAATATCCTTGAGACTCTCGATGACCCGATCCCCAACCTCCCCATCCACTTCCTTGAGTTTTTTTAATCCCCGTTCATATCGGTCGCTATTCATGGCAAGCTACCCCTTGTCTTTCTTGAAAAAAACTAATCCTTGATTCCGGCCAAATACTTGACGATT contains these protein-coding regions:
- a CDS encoding carboxymuconolactone decarboxylase family protein, coding for MNSDRYERGLKKLKEVDGEVGDRVIESLKDIAPGLADYLIEFPFGDVYSRPGLDLKSREIAAVAALTVLGHAAPQLKVHIQGALNVGCSRQEVIEIIIQMAVYAGFPAALNGMAAVKEVFQERDKAGLCRS